From a single Miscanthus floridulus cultivar M001 chromosome 8, ASM1932011v1, whole genome shotgun sequence genomic region:
- the LOC136472351 gene encoding uncharacterized protein, with protein MAAAAEVRYGIVGVGMMGREHLHNLAHLAAEVEREQSVRVRVTGLADPHQESLRLGLELAAELSLPAPQTFSGHRELLDSGLCDAIIVSSPNMTHYEILMDIIGHREPHHILVEKPLCTTVHDCKKVIEAAKQRPDILVQVGLEYRYMPPVAKLIDIVKRGTLGQVRMVAIREHRFPFLVKVNNWNRFNCNSGGTLVEKCCHFFDLMRLFAAANPVRVMASGAIDVNHKDEVYDGKVPDIIDNAYVIVEFDNGSRGMLDLCMFAEGSRNEQEICVVGDIGKGETFVPESIVRFGKRTEGRDGVVTIMAEDERIKYQGLHHGSSYLEHLNFLSAIKAQGASGPSVNLSDGLLSVAIGVAGQLSIEQGRFVTMEEVLGL; from the exons atggcggcggcggcggaggtgaggTACGGGATAGTCGGGGTGGGGATGATGGGGCGGGAGCACCTCCACAACCTCGCCCACCTCGCCGCCGAGGTCGAGCGGGAGCAGTCCGTCCGGGTCCGGGTCACCGGCCTCGCCGACCCACACCAGGAGTCGCTCCGCCTCGGCCTGGAGCTTGCCGCCGAGCTCAGCCTCCCGGCTCCCCAG ACCTTTTCAGGTCACCGCGAGCTGCTGGACAGCGGGCTCTGTGACGCCATCATCGTATCGTCCCCAAACATGACCCACTACGAGATACTCATGGACATCATCGGCCACCGCGAACCGCACCACATCCTTGTCGAGAAGCCCTTGTGCACCACTGTGCATGATTGCAAGAAG GTCATTGAAGCAGCTAAACAGAGACCAGACATACTTGTGCAAGTTGGATTAGAATACAGGTATATGCCACCAGTTGCTAAGCTGATAGACATCGTTAAGAGAGGCACACTAGGACAAGTCAGAATGGTGGCAATACGCGAACACCGTTTTCCTTTCCTTGTTAAG GTGAACAACTGGAATAGATTCAATTGTAACAGTGGGGGAACTCTAGTAGAGAAGTGCTGCCACTTCTTTGATTTGATGAGACTGTTTGCAGCTGCAAATCCAGTTCGTGTGATGGCTTCTGGGGCCATTGATGTTAACCATAAGGATGAAGTGTATGATGGAAAG GTACCAGATATTATTGATAATGCATATGTGATAGTAGAGTTTGATAATGGCTCTCGTGGCATGCTTGATCTCTGCATGTTTGCTGAAGGAAGTAGGAATGAGCAAGAAATTTGTGTGGTTGGTGACATTGGGAAG GGTGAAACTTTTGTTCCAGAGAGCATTGTCAGGTTTGGAAAGAGAACAGAAGGCAGAGATGGAGTTGTAACAATAATGGCGGAAGATGAACGGATCAA GTACCAAGGTCTTCATCATGGATCCAGCTACTTGGAACACCTCAATTTCTTGTCTGCTATAAAGGCTCAAGGTGCATCTGGACCATCTGTCAACTTAAGTGACGGCCTACTATCTGTTGCCATCGGTGTGGCTGGGCAATTATCAATCGAGCAGGGCCGGTTTGTAACCATGGAAGAGGTCTTAGGTTTGTAA